A single genomic interval of Fructobacillus americanaquae harbors:
- a CDS encoding helix-turn-helix domain-containing protein: protein MAEYLASEVSQQLREARLEKGYTIDQLAEMTKIQPRFLQAIEDGDQDVLPGQFYARAFAKQFAAAVGLNPDDLFDEVEFDPQVISDLSHAHRDEDGVVRAGVNNSEAFKSRFRGFIPRIWLAIIVVAVLLVAWFVVTRASSGSNSSNGGNQVEVASSSVPQSSSSAMVSSSSANSGINLGTATTNTAQLTTTYTVGGQLANTHTIVAKGQNGGSMFKVTDGTGKVLYNAWLNQTDEKSVEVPANTAIVNIQVSQVSHVNLTINNQHIDLPNLPTNPAPTTWNVVLNLNK from the coding sequence ATGGCTGAATATTTAGCAAGCGAAGTTAGTCAACAGTTACGAGAAGCACGATTGGAAAAAGGTTATACAATCGACCAGTTGGCCGAGATGACCAAAATTCAACCTCGCTTCTTACAAGCAATTGAAGATGGTGACCAGGATGTTTTACCTGGTCAATTTTATGCTCGGGCATTTGCTAAGCAATTTGCAGCAGCTGTTGGTTTAAACCCGGATGATCTTTTTGATGAAGTTGAATTTGATCCACAGGTAATTAGTGATTTATCCCATGCACACCGTGATGAAGATGGCGTCGTTCGAGCTGGGGTTAATAATTCAGAGGCCTTTAAGTCACGTTTCCGTGGCTTTATTCCAAGAATTTGGCTTGCAATTATCGTTGTTGCCGTTTTGTTGGTTGCTTGGTTTGTGGTTACACGGGCCAGTTCAGGTTCCAATTCGTCTAACGGTGGTAACCAAGTTGAGGTTGCATCGTCATCGGTACCACAGTCATCATCGTCAGCAATGGTATCCTCTTCAAGTGCGAACAGTGGCATTAACCTCGGGACTGCAACCACCAATACCGCCCAGTTGACGACCACCTATACTGTAGGTGGGCAACTGGCTAATACGCATACTATTGTAGCCAAAGGTCAAAATGGTGGTTCGATGTTTAAGGTAACTGACGGAACCGGTAAGGTCTTATACAACGCTTGGTTGAATCAAACTGATGAAAAAAGTGTTGAAGTGCCAGCCAATACGGCTATTGTCAATATTCAAGTTTCACAAGTGAGCCACGTGAACTTAACGATTAACAACCAACACATTGATTTGCCAAACTTGCCAACCAATCCAGCTCCAACAACCTGGAACGTTGTCTTGAATTTGAATAAGTGA
- a CDS encoding phosphate ABC transporter substrate-binding protein PstS family protein — translation MQRSHRGSWIVASVVVVLAIILGIAYQNRDKQANTAPITAVGSTALQPLVEAAGEDYQRSHPGVSITVQGGGSGTGLSQIAQGAVSLGNSDLFAEEKKGIDTKNLVDHRVAIVGIAPIINKQAGVTNLTLAQLTDIFTGKIKNWSELGGKNMPIVLVNRAAGSGTRAAFEKWAMGGKKSASAQEQDSSGMVLSIVKSTPGAISYVAFAYKSNDVVRASINGVAPTDTNVEDGAYPIWSYEHIYTHGKPTGEVAKFLDFFNSDFVQKTYVPKLGYISNSNMKIERDLHGNITAKQKG, via the coding sequence ATGCAAAGATCGCATCGCGGGTCATGGATAGTGGCCTCTGTCGTCGTTGTACTTGCCATCATCTTGGGAATTGCCTATCAAAACCGAGACAAGCAAGCCAACACCGCACCCATTACTGCAGTTGGTTCAACTGCACTGCAACCATTGGTTGAAGCCGCTGGGGAGGACTATCAACGTTCTCACCCTGGTGTCTCCATTACCGTTCAAGGTGGCGGAAGTGGTACGGGTCTGTCGCAAATAGCGCAAGGGGCTGTTTCCCTCGGGAATTCAGATCTCTTCGCTGAAGAAAAGAAGGGGATTGATACAAAGAATTTAGTTGATCATCGAGTCGCAATCGTTGGAATTGCGCCAATCATTAATAAGCAAGCTGGTGTCACAAATCTGACACTAGCACAGTTAACCGATATCTTTACCGGTAAAATTAAAAATTGGAGTGAACTGGGCGGAAAGAACATGCCAATCGTGCTTGTTAACCGTGCCGCTGGTTCCGGAACTCGGGCCGCTTTTGAAAAGTGGGCCATGGGTGGCAAAAAGAGTGCCTCGGCACAAGAACAAGATTCATCAGGAATGGTCTTGTCAATTGTTAAGAGCACTCCGGGAGCTATCTCTTACGTTGCCTTTGCTTATAAGTCAAACGATGTTGTTCGGGCAAGTATCAATGGTGTCGCACCTACCGATACCAATGTTGAAGATGGGGCTTACCCAATCTGGTCATATGAACACATTTACACGCATGGCAAGCCAACTGGTGAAGTTGCTAAGTTCTTGGATTTCTTTAATTCAGATTTTGTACAGAAAACGTACGTGCCAAAGTTGGGTTACATTTCAAACTCAAATATGAAGATTGAACGTGACCTGCATGGTAACATTACCGCTAAGCAGAAGGGGTAA
- a CDS encoding M16 family metallopeptidase: MIKKTIVAPGVKLVYQPTRQFKTIHVNVTFATKAKKTIATKRALLSYLMAVSSKGFPDQRAVSLAMIDAFGANFQTKVATLGDLDLLTVSIQFIKPGLLPNSKQLLDQVLNFLQAMLFDFDWQSPQAQATFDQERQNLKQAILSRQDDKVAFALDQARELTFADAAVQESILGSLEELDQLTLEGVQQQQRELLAENQVVISVVGDLEFNQLTEKLSAWPWTDFGREEKGSIDQNDSAQIPELLVAGQKKLVKKADWQQAVLVQNYQVEGLSLQDNGSRYYATLVLNTIFGASPASLLFTEVREKNSLAYNILSRFQPDLAVLTVVAGFDFDQVDLVEDLIQVQLQKLTAGQITAEMLDNAKQSLKNEYLIHQDSQAYLAERQVGRFLRHAEAGITDFLTKIDQVSVADVQDLAQNLILQSRFVQAPGGKRESFGND; this comes from the coding sequence ATGATAAAAAAGACGATTGTGGCGCCTGGCGTCAAGCTGGTTTACCAGCCAACAAGGCAATTTAAAACAATTCATGTCAACGTGACCTTTGCGACTAAGGCTAAGAAAACCATTGCAACTAAACGGGCACTCTTGTCCTATTTGATGGCAGTCTCTTCAAAAGGTTTTCCAGACCAGCGAGCGGTATCTTTGGCGATGATTGATGCCTTTGGTGCCAACTTTCAGACAAAGGTGGCCACACTCGGTGATTTGGATTTGCTAACGGTTTCGATTCAGTTTATCAAGCCAGGATTGTTACCAAATTCAAAGCAGCTTTTAGATCAAGTTTTAAATTTTTTGCAAGCCATGCTCTTTGATTTTGACTGGCAAAGTCCTCAGGCGCAGGCAACTTTTGACCAAGAACGGCAGAATTTGAAGCAAGCTATTTTAAGTCGTCAAGACGATAAGGTGGCCTTTGCTTTGGACCAGGCGCGTGAACTGACCTTTGCGGATGCTGCTGTGCAAGAATCAATCTTAGGGTCGCTTGAGGAATTGGACCAATTGACTTTAGAGGGTGTTCAACAGCAGCAGCGAGAACTTTTAGCTGAAAATCAAGTCGTGATTTCGGTTGTCGGCGACTTAGAATTTAACCAATTGACAGAAAAATTATCTGCTTGGCCTTGGACAGACTTCGGTCGTGAGGAAAAGGGTTCTATTGACCAAAATGATTCAGCGCAGATTCCTGAATTGTTAGTTGCTGGTCAAAAAAAACTTGTGAAAAAAGCAGATTGGCAACAGGCTGTTTTGGTGCAAAATTATCAGGTGGAAGGTCTGTCTTTACAAGACAATGGTTCACGCTATTATGCCACTTTGGTATTGAACACCATCTTTGGTGCTAGTCCAGCTAGTTTGCTTTTTACTGAGGTTCGCGAAAAAAATAGTTTAGCTTATAATATTTTGTCACGTTTTCAGCCGGACTTGGCCGTCTTGACCGTGGTGGCTGGTTTTGATTTTGACCAAGTTGACCTGGTTGAAGACCTGATTCAGGTTCAACTGCAGAAACTGACCGCTGGCCAAATTACAGCAGAAATGCTTGACAATGCCAAGCAAAGCTTGAAAAATGAGTACTTAATCCACCAAGATTCCCAGGCTTACCTAGCGGAGCGTCAAGTTGGTCGATTCTTGCGTCATGCCGAAGCGGGCATTACTGATTTTCTAACCAAAATTGACCAGGTATCGGTAGCTGACGTGCAGGATCTTGCTCAGAATTTAATCTTGCAAAGTCGCTTTGTTCAAGCCCCTGGGGGAAAGAGGGAATCTTTTGGAAATGATTGA
- a CDS encoding amino acid ABC transporter permease, with protein sequence MKYFFEILPSIATGLQMTLGVFFITIVGSIPLGILVSLAMRSPYFSVRWLVNGYIWLMRGTPLLLQLIFIYYGLAMVGISFSRFDAAAFAFIINYAAYLAEIFRGGLQAIPQGQFDAAQVLGLNKVQTFFKIILPQVIKIVVPSFGNEVVNLVKDTSLIYVIGLGDILRAGSIAASRDVSLVPYLIVGLMYLAMVAVVTVALRRSEKRLSAWR encoded by the coding sequence ATGAAATATTTTTTTGAAATACTACCAAGCATTGCCACTGGCTTGCAAATGACCCTGGGGGTCTTCTTTATTACGATTGTTGGGTCAATTCCATTGGGAATTTTAGTTTCCTTGGCAATGCGGTCACCATACTTTAGCGTGCGTTGGTTGGTGAATGGCTATATTTGGCTGATGCGGGGAACGCCTCTTTTATTGCAGCTGATTTTTATTTATTATGGTTTGGCTATGGTCGGCATTTCCTTCTCACGGTTTGATGCCGCGGCCTTTGCCTTTATTATTAACTATGCAGCTTACCTGGCAGAAATTTTTCGTGGCGGCCTTCAAGCTATCCCACAGGGTCAATTCGATGCCGCTCAAGTCTTGGGCTTGAATAAGGTTCAAACTTTTTTCAAGATTATCTTGCCACAAGTGATTAAAATTGTTGTGCCATCATTTGGAAATGAGGTTGTTAACCTAGTTAAGGATACCTCTTTGATTTATGTGATTGGACTGGGTGATATCTTGCGAGCCGGTTCAATTGCAGCCAGTCGGGACGTTTCATTAGTACCATACTTAATTGTCGGCTTGATGTACTTGGCCATGGTAGCAGTCGTTACGGTTGCCCTACGCCGTAGTGAGAAGCGTTTGAGTGCTTGGAGGTAA
- a CDS encoding amino acid ABC transporter substrate-binding protein — translation MITMKKKVIVNTAVIVVFLAVVAGCAAFLSKPKTDNDANTKDNWTKIQQEKVITIGLDDTFVPMGFRDSSGKLEGFDIDLADKVFSDLGIKVNWQPIDWSMKETELNTGNIDAIWNGYTKTPARAKQVAFSQVYHKVALSVVVKKGQGINKFADMSGKILGVQTGSSGESSLNDQPKVLKQYIKGQKPIEYDTFDKAFTDLNANRIDGLLVDEDYARYYIKHQANPADYEILKGGFPETEDVVGFRKGDVELKAAVNRELTKLTKNGFVSALENKWFAQN, via the coding sequence ATGATTACGATGAAAAAGAAAGTCATTGTTAATACAGCTGTGATTGTGGTCTTTCTTGCCGTAGTGGCTGGTTGTGCTGCCTTTCTTTCTAAACCAAAGACAGATAATGATGCTAATACCAAGGATAATTGGACCAAGATTCAACAGGAAAAAGTGATTACGATTGGTTTGGATGATACCTTTGTTCCAATGGGTTTCCGGGATTCTTCTGGCAAGTTAGAAGGATTTGATATTGACTTAGCCGATAAGGTTTTTTCTGATTTGGGCATCAAGGTTAATTGGCAACCAATTGACTGGTCCATGAAGGAAACCGAGTTAAACACTGGAAACATCGATGCTATTTGGAACGGTTATACCAAGACACCTGCCCGGGCAAAGCAGGTAGCTTTTTCACAGGTTTACCACAAGGTAGCTCTTTCTGTTGTTGTTAAGAAGGGTCAGGGTATTAATAAGTTCGCCGATATGTCCGGTAAAATCTTGGGTGTTCAAACCGGGTCTTCTGGTGAGTCGTCATTGAACGATCAGCCAAAGGTCTTGAAGCAGTACATTAAGGGGCAAAAGCCAATTGAGTATGATACCTTTGACAAGGCCTTTACTGATTTAAATGCTAACCGAATTGATGGTTTGTTAGTTGATGAGGACTATGCCCGCTATTACATTAAACACCAAGCCAACCCAGCAGATTATGAGATCTTAAAGGGTGGCTTCCCAGAGACAGAAGATGTTGTTGGATTCCGTAAGGGCGATGTTGAACTCAAGGCAGCGGTTAATCGGGAATTGACGAAGTTAACCAAGAATGGTTTTGTTTCTGCTTTGGAAAATAAGTGGTTTGCGCAAAATTAA
- the mreC gene encoding rod shape-determining protein MreC, which yields MRKLFSSKTAVILMISVMVIVGLITGSNWWASKTNTPPFFQRAVNDITGGVSRLIAVPTNAIGTRANSISNLMSTFDENQKLKAKLDGYAQNQVKMQTLEEENKSLKKQLGLKATLTDYETISAVTIARSPTTWQSQLVINKGAKSGLKKGMPVLGDSGLIGRISEVNTVNSKVTLISDTSEDTNRFAITVNGSQGDVNGIITDYDADQKLLIMGQVTESQTINPGDKVVTSGLGGSMPSGILIGKVAKVTTDDYGLSRKIYIQSSSDLSSLSTVLVAKTKVGS from the coding sequence ATGCGTAAGTTATTTTCATCCAAAACGGCTGTAATCTTAATGATTTCAGTCATGGTTATTGTTGGCTTGATTACCGGATCAAATTGGTGGGCCAGTAAAACCAATACGCCACCTTTTTTTCAGCGCGCAGTTAATGATATCACTGGTGGTGTTTCACGCCTGATTGCCGTGCCAACCAATGCCATTGGGACACGGGCTAATTCAATTTCAAATTTGATGTCAACATTTGACGAAAATCAAAAATTGAAGGCTAAGTTAGACGGGTACGCGCAAAACCAGGTTAAGATGCAAACCTTGGAAGAGGAAAATAAGTCGTTGAAGAAGCAGCTTGGCTTGAAAGCCACGTTGACGGATTATGAAACAATTTCTGCCGTGACGATTGCTCGCTCGCCGACTACTTGGCAATCACAGCTTGTGATTAATAAGGGGGCCAAATCAGGATTGAAAAAGGGCATGCCTGTCCTTGGTGATTCTGGCTTGATCGGTCGTATTTCAGAAGTGAATACGGTCAATTCGAAGGTGACGCTGATTTCTGATACGAGCGAGGATACAAATCGCTTTGCAATCACTGTTAACGGTAGTCAAGGCGATGTCAATGGTATTATTACTGACTATGATGCGGACCAGAAGTTACTCATTATGGGGCAAGTCACTGAGAGTCAGACGATTAACCCTGGTGATAAGGTTGTGACTTCAGGATTAGGTGGATCAATGCCGTCTGGGATTCTAATCGGGAAGGTGGCAAAGGTCACGACCGATGATTACGGTCTATCACGTAAGATTTATATTCAATCGAGCTCTGATTTGAGCAGTTTGAGTACTGTTTTAGTGGCCAAAACAAAGGTAGGGTCATAA
- the yfmH gene encoding EF-P 5-aminopentanol modification-associated protein YfmH: MIDYEERPIVFQTTEGLTVNLIKKSGYHQFLAALTARFGSLTTAMRFADDQQITIPAGTAHFLEHKIFDKKDGDALIRFTELGADANAFTGPNQTTYYFTATSHILENLAWLMNFVQEPYFTEEKVVRERGIIEEEIKLYQDDPAWQLYQGIIGLLYPKSALSQDIAGTKDSLQAITPDLLYQIHAGFYQPKNLVLTVVGDFDTNELMAFIKGQQGHINSQAETVSVPKEELAEQAAFALEKKQGLSLAKGAYGLRLPNRPADISGIDRVKEILLGELALDLVFGDQTVWFQDAYEKGIFGDDFDYEYSNFGPYQYLTFFADGENQDQVQEYLLKRLAEAPTILAESQTDFTRLKKALAGQTLTSQNRPDRLGLDEDLALYGVSLFDKMNLVERFCLDDVVQCGKRLFEGGRLTRLVLEK, translated from the coding sequence ATGATTGATTATGAAGAACGGCCAATCGTTTTTCAAACGACAGAGGGGTTGACGGTTAACCTGATTAAAAAGTCTGGTTATCACCAATTTTTGGCCGCCTTAACTGCTCGTTTTGGTTCGTTAACGACGGCAATGCGCTTTGCCGATGACCAGCAAATCACAATTCCAGCCGGTACTGCACACTTTTTAGAACATAAAATCTTTGATAAAAAAGATGGTGATGCTTTAATTCGCTTTACGGAGTTGGGGGCTGACGCCAATGCCTTTACCGGTCCAAACCAAACAACATATTATTTTACGGCCACTAGTCACATCTTAGAAAATTTGGCTTGGCTAATGAATTTTGTGCAAGAGCCTTATTTTACGGAAGAAAAAGTTGTGCGTGAGCGGGGGATTATTGAAGAAGAAATTAAACTTTATCAGGATGATCCTGCTTGGCAGTTGTACCAGGGAATTATCGGACTACTGTACCCAAAATCAGCGTTAAGTCAAGATATTGCAGGAACAAAGGACAGTTTGCAAGCAATCACTCCTGATTTGCTCTATCAAATACATGCTGGCTTTTACCAACCAAAAAACTTAGTGTTGACCGTTGTTGGCGATTTTGATACCAATGAATTAATGGCCTTTATTAAAGGTCAACAAGGTCACATCAATAGTCAGGCAGAAACTGTCTCTGTACCAAAAGAAGAGTTGGCAGAACAGGCAGCCTTTGCACTGGAAAAGAAGCAAGGCTTATCGCTGGCAAAGGGGGCCTATGGTCTTCGCTTACCAAATCGTCCTGCGGATATTTCAGGAATTGACCGTGTTAAAGAAATTTTATTAGGTGAACTCGCCTTGGACTTGGTATTTGGTGATCAGACAGTGTGGTTTCAAGATGCTTATGAAAAGGGAATTTTCGGTGATGATTTTGATTATGAGTACAGTAATTTTGGTCCCTACCAATATTTAACGTTCTTTGCAGATGGTGAAAATCAAGACCAGGTTCAAGAATATTTGCTGAAACGTCTAGCAGAAGCGCCCACAATTTTAGCTGAAAGCCAGACTGATTTTACCCGGCTAAAAAAAGCTTTGGCTGGGCAAACTTTGACTAGTCAAAATCGTCCAGACCGCCTTGGTTTAGACGAGGATTTGGCCTTGTATGGGGTATCGCTATTTGATAAAATGAACTTAGTAGAACGTTTTTGCTTAGATGATGTTGTCCAGTGCGGCAAACGGCTTTTTGAAGGTGGTCGTTTGACTCGCTTAGTATTAGAAAAGTAA
- a CDS encoding amino acid ABC transporter ATP-binding protein — protein MIAIKNLTKAYGDNVIFKDLSLKMDDGEILVVVGPSGSGKTTFIKTLTGLEDASAGEIDLNGQTYQVGDPALAAQIGLIFQDFNLFPHLTVKKNLTLAPMTVKKMSEQQANERANELLSTLGLTEQADLYPYQLSGGQKQRVGIARALAMDPQIIAYDEPTSGLDEKTTEQVSQVLLALKKAGVTQLVVTHDLPFADKVADTVFDFEKEVQR, from the coding sequence ATGATTGCGATTAAAAATTTGACAAAAGCCTATGGCGATAATGTGATTTTTAAAGATTTATCACTGAAGATGGATGATGGTGAAATCCTGGTAGTAGTGGGACCCTCTGGTTCCGGTAAAACAACTTTTATTAAGACCCTAACCGGTTTAGAGGATGCTAGTGCTGGTGAAATTGATTTGAATGGCCAGACCTATCAAGTTGGCGATCCCGCTTTAGCAGCCCAGATTGGTCTGATTTTTCAGGACTTTAATTTATTCCCACATTTGACGGTTAAGAAGAATTTAACTTTGGCACCAATGACGGTTAAGAAGATGTCCGAGCAGCAAGCAAATGAAAGGGCTAATGAGTTGCTTTCAACTTTGGGTTTGACTGAGCAAGCGGACTTATATCCTTACCAGCTGTCTGGTGGTCAAAAGCAGCGGGTAGGGATTGCTCGGGCACTTGCGATGGATCCACAAATTATTGCTTACGATGAACCAACCTCAGGTTTGGATGAAAAAACCACGGAACAGGTAAGCCAAGTATTGCTGGCCTTGAAAAAGGCTGGTGTTACCCAATTAGTCGTGACTCACGATCTGCCGTTTGCTGATAAGGTGGCGGATACAGTCTTTGACTTTGAAAAGGAGGTCCAACGCTAA
- the mreD gene encoding rod shape-determining protein MreD, which translates to MAGWQFIRFRIVYPLILLLLFFIDGNIMSSFGTFLLHPPFHIIPTLTLIWFFYAIQFEATTFVPYYFYVVVFGLLFDVYYTGIIGTYTVAFLAATILMDKLHPYFDERLMSGMLLLLVGLLAYLVVTYFAGSMINIANLSPFAFIIQDVLPTATLNLVLAALGYYPTWSLYQRLI; encoded by the coding sequence ATGGCAGGTTGGCAATTTATTCGATTTCGGATTGTGTATCCGCTAATTTTACTTCTTCTGTTTTTCATTGATGGAAATATTATGTCTTCGTTTGGCACTTTTCTACTCCATCCACCGTTTCATATCATTCCAACGCTCACGTTGATTTGGTTTTTCTATGCCATTCAATTTGAGGCCACAACCTTTGTGCCTTATTATTTCTATGTAGTCGTGTTTGGCTTACTTTTTGATGTTTATTACACGGGCATTATTGGTACTTATACGGTTGCCTTTTTAGCCGCCACGATTTTGATGGATAAGTTGCATCCTTATTTTGATGAACGCTTAATGTCTGGGATGCTCCTGCTATTAGTTGGCCTATTGGCTTATCTTGTGGTAACTTATTTTGCCGGGTCAATGATTAACATTGCCAATTTGTCACCCTTTGCATTTATCATTCAAGATGTTTTGCCAACGGCGACTTTGAACTTAGTCCTAGCAGCTTTAGGTTATTATCCGACCTGGTCTTTGTATCAAAGATTAATTTAA
- the pgsA gene encoding CDP-diacylglycerol--glycerol-3-phosphate 3-phosphatidyltransferase — protein sequence MNLPNKLTVFRIILIPVFMFLLIYSKGSTILNAEIGLTLSWVLAAIVFAVACITDFLDGQIARRKHLVTNFGKFFDPLADKLLVMTALIYLTAFHQVPAWITAVIVIRELAVTGLRTLVVENNGTVMAAAWPGKIKTFSQMFAIFFLYLKDWPFALVGFPIGQVLLYIAVCFTIYSGIEYFWKSRSVFADGL from the coding sequence ATGAACCTACCAAATAAACTAACGGTCTTTCGAATCATCTTGATTCCAGTTTTCATGTTCCTTTTGATTTACTCAAAGGGTTCAACAATTTTGAATGCTGAGATAGGCCTGACCCTTTCATGGGTCTTGGCAGCAATCGTCTTTGCTGTGGCTTGCATTACTGATTTCTTAGATGGGCAAATTGCTCGTCGTAAGCACTTGGTTACGAATTTCGGTAAATTCTTTGATCCGTTAGCTGATAAACTTCTGGTTATGACTGCTTTGATTTACCTGACTGCTTTTCATCAAGTTCCTGCCTGGATTACTGCAGTTATTGTTATCCGGGAACTAGCGGTCACTGGTCTACGGACTCTAGTTGTTGAAAATAACGGAACGGTCATGGCTGCTGCCTGGCCTGGCAAGATTAAAACATTTTCCCAGATGTTTGCTATTTTCTTCCTTTACTTGAAGGATTGGCCATTCGCCCTTGTTGGCTTCCCAATCGGGCAAGTGCTCTTGTATATTGCCGTTTGCTTTACAATCTATTCAGGAATTGAATATTTCTGGAAAAGCCGCTCGGTTTTTGCAGACGGATTATAA
- the recA gene encoding recombinase RecA → MVAKKTSDDNKKDGRQAALNEALKKIEKNFGKGSIMTLGDNALTQVETSPSGSVKLDVALGVGGYPKGRIIEVYGPESSGKTTIALHAVAEIQKNGGTAAYIDAENALDVKYAEALGVKKDELLLSQPDTGEQGLEIADALVQSGAVDMVVVDSVAALVPRVEIEGEMGDAHVGLQARLMSQALRKLAGTLNRTGTIAIFINQIREKVGVMFGNPETTPGGRALKFYSTIRLEVRRSTQIKDGSDVTGNLTKVKVVKNKVAPPFKVAEVDIMYGKGISQTGEILDLAVDQDIIDKAGAWYAYNGERIGQGREKAKEYLDDPEHVALKEDIYTQVRNAYGIGDEPAVAAGPDESDSKSAENHDNDGLTDEPII, encoded by the coding sequence ATGGTTGCAAAAAAGACAAGCGATGATAACAAGAAGGATGGCCGTCAGGCTGCCTTAAATGAAGCTTTAAAGAAAATTGAAAAAAACTTTGGAAAAGGTTCGATCATGACGTTGGGCGATAATGCCTTAACGCAGGTAGAGACCTCACCTTCTGGGTCCGTCAAATTGGATGTTGCCTTAGGAGTTGGGGGCTACCCAAAGGGACGAATTATTGAAGTTTATGGGCCTGAATCATCAGGTAAGACGACGATTGCTTTGCATGCAGTAGCTGAAATTCAAAAAAATGGTGGCACTGCTGCCTATATTGATGCCGAAAACGCTTTGGACGTAAAGTATGCTGAAGCTTTAGGTGTTAAAAAGGATGAGTTGCTGTTGTCACAGCCAGATACTGGTGAACAAGGATTGGAAATTGCTGATGCCTTGGTTCAATCTGGCGCCGTCGACATGGTCGTGGTCGATTCCGTTGCTGCCCTGGTTCCCCGTGTAGAAATTGAAGGTGAGATGGGGGATGCCCACGTTGGTTTGCAGGCACGGTTGATGTCGCAAGCCTTACGAAAGCTAGCTGGAACGTTGAACCGGACGGGAACAATTGCTATCTTTATTAACCAAATCCGTGAAAAAGTTGGCGTAATGTTTGGAAACCCCGAAACAACGCCAGGTGGCCGAGCTTTGAAGTTCTACTCAACGATTCGATTAGAGGTTCGTCGGTCAACTCAAATTAAAGACGGTTCCGATGTTACTGGTAACTTGACCAAGGTCAAGGTCGTGAAAAATAAGGTTGCGCCACCCTTTAAGGTTGCTGAAGTCGATATCATGTATGGAAAGGGAATCTCACAAACCGGTGAAATTCTTGATTTGGCTGTTGATCAAGATATTATTGATAAGGCTGGTGCATGGTATGCCTATAATGGGGAACGAATTGGCCAAGGTCGCGAAAAGGCCAAGGAATATTTGGATGACCCTGAGCACGTTGCTCTGAAGGAAGATATCTACACACAAGTGCGGAATGCTTATGGCATTGGCGATGAACCAGCTGTTGCTGCTGGCCCTGATGAAAGTGATAGCAAAAGTGCAGAAAATCACGATAACGACGGGCTTACTGACGAACCAATTATTTAG